Within the Deltaproteobacteria bacterium genome, the region GATCATCGTCGTGGGTGAACACCGCCGCAATCGGATCACCCGTGGCCAGCAGCTCTTGCAGGCACACGTAGCCGATGTCGTGATAGGCGAAGACAACCGAGTGCATGGTAACCCGCCGGGCGTGGCTCACGTCCGATGGATCGCGCGGATGCGGTAAGTCGGTCGCCGGCGCACTTCCAGGTAGATGCGGCCGACGTACTCGCCCACCAGGCCCACGGCCAGAATCAGCACGCCGATAAACACAAACAGGATCGCGAACAGGGTGAACACGCCCTCGCTCTCGGGGCCAACGAAGAACCGCCGGATCAGCAGGAACACCCCGAAACCCATCCCGGCCAGCGCCACCAGAACCCCCGACAGGCTGACGATCTGAATCGGCAGCAGCGAGAAGCCGGTCATCAAATCGAACGACAGCCGCATCAGCTTCAGCAGGCCATACTTGGAGCTGCCGCTAAAACGATCGGCGTGCCCGACCTCGATCTCCGCCGTCCGCCTGGCCAGGGAGTTGGCCAGTGCCGGGATGAAACTGGAGCGTTCGTCGCAATCGATGATCTGGCGCACGATTTCGCGCCGATAGGCGCGCAGCATGCAGCCGTAGTCGTGCATTTGTACGCCGACGGCCAACGAGGTCAGCCCATTGATCACGAGCGAGGCGAGCTTGCGGAACGCCGGGTCGTGGCGGGTCTCGCGCCAGCCGCCGACCACCTCGTAGCCTTCGCCCAGCTTGGCCACCAAGCGCGGGATTTCCTCTGGGGGGTTTTGCAGGTCGCCGTCGAGCGTAACGATGATTTCGCCGCGGGCGGCCGCGAAGCCGGCG harbors:
- a CDS encoding glycosyltransferase → MARAPAAAPELSVVIPIFNEAANIETLHARLSRTLHEMGLRYEVWYVDDGSTDGSLAALARISDTDAHVGVIELTRNFGQHAAVLAGFAAARGEIIVTLDGDLQNPPEEIPRLVAKLGEGYEVVGGWRETRHDPAFRKLASLVINGLTSLAVGVQMHDYGCMLRAYRREIVRQIIDCDERSSFIPALANSLARRTAEIEVGHADRFSGSSKYGLLKLMRLSFDLMTGFSLLPIQIVSLSGVLVALAGMGFGVFLLIRRFFVGPESEGVFTLFAILFVFIGVLILAVGLVGEYVGRIYLEVRRRPTYRIRAIHRT